A stretch of Rhizobium sp. TH2 DNA encodes these proteins:
- a CDS encoding M10 family metallopeptidase C-terminal domain-containing protein gives MATITGTNKSDILNAADGVTDLQDFLFGKQGKDQLFGLDGDDFLNGGQGKDQLTGGEGADTFVFTKGSGKDTITDFEFGVDMIHISKGGFKGIKDADDVAKHAKELKNGDVEINLGKGTKIVLKGVDIDHVKQHADEYFDVV, from the coding sequence ATGGCAACGATTACCGGAACCAACAAGAGCGACATTCTCAACGCCGCGGACGGTGTGACCGATCTTCAGGATTTCCTGTTCGGCAAACAGGGCAAGGACCAGCTTTTCGGCCTTGACGGTGACGATTTCCTCAACGGCGGCCAGGGCAAGGACCAGCTGACCGGCGGCGAAGGGGCGGACACGTTCGTGTTCACCAAGGGTTCCGGCAAGGACACGATCACGGATTTCGAGTTCGGCGTCGATATGATCCACATATCCAAGGGCGGCTTCAAGGGCATCAAGGATGCCGACGACGTGGCCAAGCACGCCAAGGAGCTGAAGAACGGCGACGTCGAGATCAATCTCGGCAAAGGCACCAAGATCGTGCTCAAAGGCGTCGATATCGACCACGTCAAGCAGCACGCGGACGAGTATTTCGACGTCGTGTGA
- a CDS encoding succinylglutamate desuccinylase/aspartoacylase family protein yields MQKSEIAIAGDTSGVEFRLPVVKFPGADASAPKTYMQAALHAEELPGVAALHFLIPMLEAAEKRGDILGSITIVPKANPVGASQYVNGANEGRFDLGSRTNFNRDYPLLSGDERDSLLDGVEELLAAEQLKHHLLHMASGADLMLDLHCDDESQLYAYLHEVWWPEATDLAESIGLEAVLLSDGKSSAFEDAVTHAWQHGPLGNRKAWHEGRISLTMEFRGLADVDPVLGRMDAEGLYAFLQRRGVLKGEPIRKESFEGVVAGLDYVQMVDAPVTGMVLFEREYGEVVEKGDHLATIVTTPGDAAGDVKVTAPAEGTIVTRITRRFVRRTDNLMKIASRELSQAKRKKGGGLED; encoded by the coding sequence ATGCAAAAGTCCGAGATCGCTATCGCTGGCGACACATCAGGTGTCGAATTCCGCCTGCCCGTCGTCAAATTTCCGGGGGCCGACGCCTCCGCGCCGAAGACCTATATGCAGGCGGCACTCCATGCCGAGGAACTGCCCGGCGTCGCGGCCCTGCATTTCCTGATCCCCATGCTGGAAGCCGCCGAAAAGCGCGGCGATATCCTGGGCAGCATCACCATCGTGCCCAAGGCCAACCCGGTCGGCGCCAGCCAATATGTCAACGGCGCCAACGAAGGCCGTTTCGATCTTGGCAGCCGCACCAATTTCAACCGCGACTATCCGCTGCTGTCGGGCGATGAGCGCGACAGCCTGCTCGACGGCGTCGAAGAACTGCTCGCCGCCGAACAGCTCAAGCACCATCTGCTGCATATGGCGTCGGGCGCCGACCTGATGCTCGACCTTCATTGCGACGACGAAAGCCAGCTCTACGCCTATCTGCATGAGGTCTGGTGGCCTGAGGCGACCGATCTCGCAGAGAGCATCGGCCTCGAAGCCGTGCTGCTCTCCGACGGCAAGTCATCCGCCTTTGAAGACGCAGTCACGCATGCCTGGCAGCACGGCCCGCTCGGCAACCGCAAGGCCTGGCACGAAGGCCGCATCTCGCTGACCATGGAGTTTCGCGGCCTCGCCGATGTCGATCCCGTCCTCGGCCGCATGGACGCCGAGGGCCTCTACGCCTTCCTGCAGCGCCGCGGCGTGCTCAAAGGCGAGCCGATCCGCAAGGAAAGCTTCGAAGGCGTCGTCGCCGGCCTCGACTATGTCCAGATGGTCGATGCACCGGTCACCGGCATGGTGCTGTTCGAGCGCGAATACGGCGAGGTCGTGGAAAAGGGCGACCATCTCGCCACCATCGTCACCACGCCGGGCGACGCCGCGGGCGACGTGAAGGTTACCGCTCCCGCCGAGGGCACGATCGTCACCCGCATCACCAGGCGCTTCGTGCGCCGGACCGACAACCTGATGAAGATCGCCAGCCGGGAATTGTCGCAGGCCAAGCGGAAGAAGGGCGGCGGGCTGGAGGATTGA
- a CDS encoding DUF982 domain-containing protein, whose amino-acid sequence MTDDKFFSIPVTLSSGGARKITIRSAGEAAWFLAEKWPRLDGSAFMKALRACAAVLDGRRPVIHARRALLLAAREAELAVDGR is encoded by the coding sequence ATGACAGACGACAAATTTTTCAGCATACCGGTAACCCTGAGTTCGGGCGGCGCCCGAAAAATCACCATCAGAAGCGCTGGCGAGGCAGCCTGGTTCCTGGCCGAGAAATGGCCGAGGCTCGATGGTTCCGCCTTCATGAAGGCGTTGCGCGCCTGCGCCGCCGTGCTTGATGGCCGCCGCCCCGTCATCCATGCCCGCCGCGCGCTGCTGCTCGCCGCCCGCGAGGCCGAACTGGCGGTCGACGGGCGCTGA
- a CDS encoding amino acid ABC transporter ATP-binding protein yields MIELSHIEKKFGDNHVLKDISLTLAEGSVTALVGPSGGGKSTLLRSINLLEIPTSGTIRLGEAKLEFTPGRKPGWTEVQKLRRQTGMVFQNFQLFPHRTAIGNVMEGLLTVLKWPADKAKARALELLEKVGMAHKADAWPSTLSGGQQQRVAIARALAPSPRVLLCDEPTSALDPELAEEVVEVLSRLAREGTTMVMATHDLRLASRVADHVVFLDAGVVVESGAPRDIFQTPERERTKRFIASLNTAVSYDI; encoded by the coding sequence ATGATCGAGCTCAGCCATATCGAAAAGAAGTTCGGCGATAACCATGTGCTCAAGGATATCAGCCTGACGCTTGCCGAGGGCAGTGTCACCGCACTGGTCGGCCCCTCCGGCGGCGGCAAGAGTACGCTGCTGCGCTCGATCAATCTCTTGGAAATCCCGACATCCGGCACCATCCGCCTCGGCGAGGCGAAGCTCGAGTTCACCCCCGGCCGCAAGCCGGGCTGGACCGAGGTGCAAAAGCTCCGCCGCCAGACCGGCATGGTGTTCCAGAATTTCCAGCTCTTCCCGCATCGGACGGCGATCGGCAATGTCATGGAAGGCCTGCTGACAGTGCTGAAATGGCCGGCAGACAAGGCGAAGGCCCGCGCTCTCGAATTGCTCGAAAAGGTCGGCATGGCGCACAAGGCCGACGCCTGGCCCTCGACGCTCTCGGGCGGCCAGCAGCAGCGCGTCGCCATTGCCCGCGCGCTCGCGCCATCGCCCCGCGTGCTGCTCTGCGACGAGCCCACCTCGGCGCTCGATCCGGAACTGGCGGAAGAAGTCGTCGAAGTGCTCTCGCGCCTAGCCCGCGAAGGCACGACCATGGTCATGGCCACCCACGACCTGCGGCTGGCCTCCCGCGTCGCCGACCACGTCGTCTTCCTCGATGCCGGCGTTGTGGTGGAAAGCGGCGCGCCGAGGGACATTTTCCAGACGCCGGAGCGCGAACGGACGAAGCGGTTTATCGCCTCGCTGAATACGGCGGTGAGTTATGATATTTGA
- a CDS encoding amino acid ABC transporter permease, producing MPPWLQLMLDSLPSLLWAGLIFTIPLTLLSFVLGLSLGLVTAVTRLFAPKPLVWLARFYVWIFRGTPLLVQLFVIFYGLPTSTGIVLDAFSAALIGFTLNVGAYTSEIIRAAISSVPRGQWEAAYSIGMSWSQAMRRTILPQATRVSVPPLSNTFISLVKDTSLAAAITVPELFQTAQRIVATTYEPLILYIEAALIYLALSSVLSALQERLEKRFERYGGYLEART from the coding sequence GTGCCACCCTGGCTCCAACTGATGCTGGATTCGCTGCCGTCACTCCTCTGGGCCGGCCTGATCTTCACCATCCCGCTGACACTGCTGTCCTTCGTGCTCGGCCTGTCGCTCGGCCTGGTCACGGCCGTCACGCGCCTCTTTGCGCCGAAGCCACTTGTGTGGCTCGCCCGCTTCTACGTCTGGATTTTTCGCGGCACGCCGCTGCTCGTCCAGCTCTTCGTGATATTCTACGGCCTGCCGACGAGTACCGGCATCGTGCTCGATGCGTTTTCGGCGGCGCTGATCGGCTTCACGCTCAATGTCGGCGCCTATACGTCGGAGATCATTCGCGCCGCGATCTCGTCGGTGCCGCGCGGCCAGTGGGAGGCGGCCTATTCGATCGGCATGAGCTGGAGCCAGGCCATGCGCCGCACCATCCTGCCGCAGGCGACCCGCGTCTCGGTGCCGCCGCTGTCCAACACCTTCATCTCGCTGGTCAAGGACACCTCGCTCGCCGCCGCCATCACCGTGCCGGAACTGTTCCAGACCGCCCAGCGCATCGTCGCCACAACCTACGAGCCGTTGATCCTCTATATCGAGGCCGCGCTGATCTATCTTGCGTTGAGCTCGGTGCTCTCGGCCCTGCAGGAGCGGCTGGAGAAGCGCTTCGAACGCTATGGCGGCTATCTGGAGGCGCGGACATGA
- a CDS encoding amino acid ABC transporter substrate-binding protein codes for MNWLKIIAGAALLQVVLLAPAQAGENLDAIKSAGVLKIGTEGTYAPFTFHDPDGKLVGFDVEIGEAVAEKLGVKAEFLEGKWDGLIAGLDATRYDVVVNQVGITDQRKQKYDFSEPYIASKAVLIVRADDDGIKGFADLKGKKSAQSLTSSFGKLAEASGAELVGTDGFDQAIQLVLTGRADATINDSLSFLDFKKHKPDAPVKIAAEQADADYSGIIFRKGDADLKAAIDKALVDIKADGTYQKIADKYFGQDVSK; via the coding sequence ATGAATTGGCTGAAAATCATCGCGGGCGCCGCACTTCTGCAAGTGGTACTGCTCGCACCCGCCCAGGCCGGCGAGAACCTCGACGCGATCAAATCCGCTGGCGTGCTGAAGATCGGCACCGAGGGCACCTACGCCCCGTTCACCTTCCATGACCCGGATGGCAAGCTGGTCGGCTTCGATGTCGAGATCGGCGAGGCCGTCGCCGAGAAGCTCGGCGTCAAGGCGGAGTTCCTCGAAGGCAAGTGGGACGGCCTGATCGCCGGCCTCGATGCCACCCGCTATGACGTGGTCGTCAACCAGGTCGGCATCACCGATCAGCGCAAGCAGAAATACGATTTCTCCGAACCCTATATCGCCTCCAAGGCCGTGCTGATCGTGCGCGCCGACGATGACGGCATCAAGGGTTTCGCCGATCTCAAGGGCAAGAAGTCGGCGCAATCACTGACCTCGAGTTTCGGCAAGCTGGCGGAAGCCTCCGGCGCCGAACTGGTCGGCACCGACGGGTTCGACCAGGCGATCCAGTTGGTGCTCACCGGCCGCGCCGATGCGACCATCAACGACAGCCTGTCCTTCCTCGATTTCAAGAAGCACAAGCCCGACGCCCCGGTGAAGATCGCCGCCGAACAGGCGGACGCGGATTATTCCGGCATCATCTTCCGCAAGGGCGATGCGGACCTGAAGGCCGCGATCGACAAGGCGCTGGTGGATATCAAGGCGGATGGGACGTATCAGAAGATCGCGGATAAGTACTTTGGGCAGGATGTTTCGAAGTAA
- a CDS encoding cyclic nucleotide-gated ion channel, which produces MSALPFSRISARLNALLAAIGLLAVAALTTPDISAQTGYLLQILLAGIWTVYGLQLIGTLIVQRTSGDSINLPALTIDVLAVLIPLAAFLLIGTRDRYLYCAIWLLKPLRHSTYFRLLGRVLANEARNLIGVTSIFGIVLFGTALAAYLIERDAQPDDFGSIPQAMWWAVATLTTTGYGDATPQSFAGRVLAGLVMMSGIGIFALWAGILATGFYQEVRRQDFVRNWQLVAAVPLFQKLGPAALIEVVRALRPRIVPAGTVICRKGETGEQMFFIVEGRVTVTTPSPVELGPGGFFGEMALVSGQPRSATVSAATEVSLLSLHAIDFQILSSSNTEIADIIHRTARERRDLLPKA; this is translated from the coding sequence ATGTCGGCATTGCCTTTCTCCAGGATTTCCGCGCGGCTGAACGCGCTTCTCGCTGCTATCGGATTGCTGGCGGTTGCTGCACTGACGACGCCGGACATTTCCGCACAAACTGGCTACTTGCTGCAGATCCTGCTCGCCGGCATCTGGACCGTCTATGGACTGCAACTTATCGGGACGCTGATCGTGCAGCGGACAAGCGGGGACAGCATAAACCTGCCTGCGCTGACCATCGATGTGCTCGCTGTTCTGATCCCGCTTGCTGCGTTCCTTTTGATAGGCACGCGTGATCGATATCTCTATTGTGCAATCTGGCTGCTGAAGCCCCTGCGCCATTCCACCTACTTCCGGCTGCTGGGCAGGGTCCTGGCCAACGAGGCGCGCAATCTGATCGGTGTCACCTCGATTTTCGGCATCGTCCTGTTCGGCACTGCGCTTGCCGCATATCTCATCGAGCGTGACGCTCAGCCGGACGACTTCGGTAGCATTCCCCAGGCGATGTGGTGGGCGGTGGCGACGCTGACCACAACCGGCTATGGCGATGCGACTCCTCAGAGTTTCGCCGGTCGCGTCCTTGCCGGATTGGTGATGATGAGTGGCATCGGCATCTTTGCGCTCTGGGCCGGCATCCTCGCCACCGGTTTCTACCAAGAAGTCCGCCGTCAGGACTTCGTGCGCAATTGGCAACTGGTTGCGGCCGTGCCGCTGTTCCAGAAGCTTGGGCCGGCTGCGCTCATCGAGGTCGTCCGCGCGCTCAGGCCACGCATTGTGCCGGCTGGCACCGTTATCTGCCGCAAGGGTGAGACGGGAGAACAGATGTTCTTCATCGTCGAGGGCCGTGTCACGGTCACGACCCCGAGCCCGGTGGAGCTCGGACCTGGCGGCTTCTTCGGCGAGATGGCGCTCGTCAGCGGCCAGCCCCGTTCGGCGACGGTCAGTGCCGCAACCGAGGTCTCGTTACTGTCGCTACACGCAATCGACTTCCAGATTCTGTCGAGCAGCAATACCGAAATCGCGGATATCATCCACAGGACCGCGCGTGAGCGGCGCGACTTGTTGCCGAAAGCTTGA